The genomic window GATGTTGACTCGGGTGGTGCGGGTGATGACGACTCAGGTGTAGCAGGAACGTGCGACACGCACGGGCCCTGCGGGGCGCCCACGGGCTACGGACGAGGGCTGCTCAGCCTGCTCGCCCGGCTGTTCCGAGACGCCGATGACTCACGATAGAGCCACTCGTCTCCACAACCAACTCTGCCTGTGTATAACTCTGTGGAGAGATCGGGGGAAACGCCGCGTGTCGTGTGCACAAGCTGTGGGAAACCCTGTGGAGAGAGAAGTTTTTCCGCCAGTCAATACCGTCCTGACCAGGAGATTCTGATTCCACAGGCTGTGTGTGGAAAGTTCTTTCGATCCTGTGTCGAACGTTGAGGAGAACGGGGGTCACCTGTGTACAACTTGCTTGACTCCGAGGGCGAAACGGGTGTAACACGCGGACGCCGAGACGACACTCCACCCCCGTTCTGGGCACAGAAAAACGCGATGGCGGCAGACCTCTCGGTCCACCGCCATCGCGCTCATCACGACGTGCATGAGGCGCCGGACCCGAGGGCCCGACACCGCACGGCGGGTGCTACTTGGCCGCGACCACCTGAAGGGTGATCGTGGCGACGATCTCGTCGCGGAGGCTGATGGTGGCCTCGTGCTCGCCGACGTACTTGATCGGGGTGTGGATCTCGATCTTGCGCTTGTCGACCTCGCCCAGCCCGGCTTCCGCCACTGCCTTCGCGATGTCGGCAGGCTTCACGGAACCGAACAGACGGCCTTCGCCACCCGTCTTGACCGTGAGCTTGACCTTGGTGGCCTGGAGGCGAGCCTTCAGGTCCTGGGCCTCTTCGATCGTGGCGTGCTCGCGCGCAGCGCGGGCCGACTTGATCTGCTCGACCTGCTTCTCGCCACCGCGGGTCCACGGGGTCGCGAAACCCTGGGGCACGAGGAAGTTGCGGGCGTAGCCGTTCTTGACGTCGATGACGTCACCAGCGGAGCCGAGGCCGGAGACCTCGTGCGTCAGAATAACTTTCGACATGTGCGGCGCCTCCTAGCGGCCAGAGCCGGCGTAGGGCAGGAGCGCCATCTCGCGTGCGTTCTTGACCGCACGTGCGATGAGTCGCTGCTCCTGGACGTTGACACCGGTGATACGACGAGCACGGATCTTTCCCCGCTCGGAGATGAATTTGCGAAGCGTGGCGACATCCTTGTAATCGATGACACCGACGCGGATCGCCTTCGCGGGAGCGACGTTCTTGCCGCCCTTAGCACCGCGGGCAGGCTTGCGGCGGTCGCCGCTCGACTTTCCAGCCATGGTTGTTCCTTTGCGTGTGAATGGAGTGATCGGCTAGCCGGCAGAACCGGACCGATCGAATCTGTTTAGAAGGGGGTCTCGTCGCTGTAGCTGCCCGGAGTGTTCCAGGCATCCGCACCGCCGTTGCCGCCGGAAGCTGCGGGTGCGCTCTGAGCCCAGGGCTCGTTCTGCTGCACCTGCGGAGCTCCGCCGCCGCGCTGCTGACCACCGCCGCCGCCACCCGAGGGTGCACGGCTGATGGTCGCGGTCGCGTACCGGAGCGAAGGGCCGATCTCGTCGACTTCGAGTTCCATCGAAGTCCGCTTCTCGCCTTCCTTCGTCTCGTAGGAACGCTGCTTGAGACGCCCGGTCGCGATGACGCGGCTTCCCTTGGTGAGCGATCCGGCCACGTGCTCGGCGAATTCACGCCAAACGCTCGCGCGCAGGAACAGCGCTTCGCCATCCTTCCATTCGTTCGTCGCGCGATCGAAGTTGCGCGGCGTGGAAGCGATGGTGAAGTTGGCGACAGCCAGGCCGTTCTGCGTGAAACGCAGTTCCGGATCGCTGGTCAGGTTGCCCACCACGGTGATGACGGTCTCGCCGGCCATGAGCCCTAGGCTTCCTTGGTCTCAGCCGCAGCCGGAGCCGCGTCTGCCTTGGGAGCCGCGGCGACAGCAGCAGCGGGCTTGGCGGCAGCCTTGCGGGCGGCCTTCTCTTCGCTGCGCTTCGTCTCGGTGGCGACCTGAGCGATGGCCTCTTCGGCACGCAGCACCTTGGTGCGCATGACGGCCTCGGAGAGCTTCAGCTGACGGTCGAGCTCCTGCGTGGCAGTGCTCGTCGCAGTGAAGTCCACGACGGCGTAGATGCCTTCGGTCTTCTTGTTGATCTCGTAAGCGAGACGACGACGGCCCCAGATGTCGACCTTGTCGATGGTTCCACCATCGTTGCGGATGACGTTGAGGAACTTGTCGAGGCTCGGTGCAACCGTGCGCTCGTCAATCTCGGGGTCGAGGATGACCATGAGTTCGTACTGATGCGTCACTAACCCACCTCCTTCGGACTCGAACGGCCACAGACTTTCTGTGGCAGGAGGGTGTAAGCATCGTTGCGATCGGGCGAGAACAGAGCGGACGCACCCGGGCAACCTTCACAGCGTACCGGACGGGAGCCCGGACCGCCACCGCGGGCCTGTCGCGGAGCCGCCACGCATGGGATGCTGGACCCGATGAGCAGCCCAGCCAGCCGACAGCGCGCCGACCGACTGATCGGTCTCGATCTCGCGCGCTTCCTCGCCCTCATCGGCATGATGGCCACGCACGTGTGGGCGTTCGACATCGCCACCGGCGGGCACACGCCGATCACGGAGGTGTTGTCGGGCAAGGCCGCTGCACTGTTCGCCGTGCTGGCCGGCATCGGGATCGTCCTCACGAGCCGGCGAGACCTCGCCGCCGGATCCCCCGCCGCCGCGCGCCTCAATCTCTTCGGCCGCGGCTTCGCCCTACTCGTCCTCGGCCTCACCCTCGGCGTCCTGCCCGGCGGTATCTACGTGATCATCGCCTACTACGGTGTGACCTTCTGGCTCGCGATCCCGGCCGTCACGTGGCGTCCGCGCACGCTGTTGATCGTCGCGGCCGTCTGGGCGGTGGTCTGGCCGATCTGCTCGCAGGCGCTCCGCATGCCGCTCAGCGGCGTCGACTCCCCCGAGATCGGCAGTGCGTCCTGGTTCGACGTCTCGGGCGGTGGGTTCGCCCGAGGGTTGCTCCTCACCGGGGTGTACCCGGCGCTCACGTGGATCGTCTACGTCCTCGTCGGGATGGCGGTCGGCCGGCTGCTCATGGATGCGCGGGCGGACGGGACCCTGCGACGGTTCGCACTCCGGCTCGCGGCGATCGGACTCGTCGTCGCCATCGCCGCGGACCGCCTCGCCGCCCTGCTCCTCGGTCCCGTCGGCGGCGTGCAGGGCATCGCGCGCGCCTGGACCGGCGGGCTCGAACCCGATCCGACGACGATCACCGCCGTCGACGACGCCCTCGCCGAGGGGATGTACGGCACGAGCCCCACGGAGTCCTTCTGGTGGCTCGTCGCCCGCGCCCCGCACTCGGGCACCACGCTCGACCTCGTCTTCACGATCGGGATCGCGGCGGTCGTCATCGGCCTGTGCCTGGCACTCGGCACGGTCCTGAACCGCGGCTGGTCGCTCGCACTCCTGCCGGCGACCGGCGCCGGGGCCGCTCCGCTCACCGTCTACTCGGCGCACGTCTTCATGGCGTCGGTGGGCGCCTTGATCGCCGCGATCGCCGGGACGTATGCGGACACGGCGTGGTTGATCTCGAGCCCACAGCTCTGGGTCGTCCACGTCGCCGGCGCGCTCCTCCTCGGCTGGATCATCGCCCTCACCAAGCGTCGCGGACCGCTCGAGACACTGGTCCACGCTGCCGGCCGTGCACTCACGGTCGCCGCGAACCGCCCTGGTCGGACGCCCGCGACGATGACGCCCGTGCCCGAACCGCACGGAACACCGCACGTACGATGACCGGTCCGATGACGCGAACCTCGACGCTGGACACGCGACCGCTCACGGAACGGATCGACCGACGCGCGCTCCGCGAGTACCGCACGGGCCTCCCGGGCGAGGTCCGTCCACCACTCATGGCGGCGATCTGGCCCGCCGTCGTGCTGGCGGTTCTGCCGATCTTCTTCCTCTCCGCCTGGTGGTTCGTACTCGAAGACGGCTCGATGCCGGATGAACCCTTGGACTGGTCGGCCCTGATCCTCCTGCCCTACCTCGCGCTGCCCGTCGGCATGCTCGTCCTGCTGGTGCGCACGGTCCGACGACGCAGCGGCGTGCGTCAGTACCGGCTGGACCGATTCGCTCGGGCGAACGGCCTGGGCTACCGACCGATCGCCGTTCCCGTGGCGCTGCCCGGGCTGATCTTCACCATGGGTGGGACGAGCGTGGCCAGGGACCTCGTCTGGCGCGACGGCAGGTCGCCGCTGTCGGTCGCGAACCTGGAGACGACCATCGGCTCGGGGCGGAACCGGAAGGTGCACCGCTGGGGTTACGTGGCCCTTCGGCTGCCGGTGGCGCTCCCCCACATCGTCCTGGACGCCGTCGGCAACAACTCACTCCTGCACCCGAGGCTCCCAGTCACGTTCACGAAGGACCAACGGCTGCGGCTCGAAGGCGACTTCGACCGCCACTTCGAGCTGTACTGCCCGCGCGGGTACGAGACGGACGCCCTCTACCTCTTCACGCCCGACATCATGGCGAGGTTCATCGACACCGTCGCCGAACTCGATGTCGAGATCGTCGACGACCACCTCTTCCTCTACTCACCCAGAGACCTCTCGACCCTCGACCCCGAGGTGTGGACGTGGCTGATGTCGGTCGTCTACATCCTGACCGAACGCATCGCGCAATGGGATCGCTGGCGGGATCGCCGACTGGAACCGGTCGACGCGGCGACGATGGCGGCTTCGTTCCCACTGATCCGTCCACCACGAGGAGTGGCACGGCAGGGAAGACGCCTGTCCCGTCGGACGGAATGGTGGTGGCTCATCGGTCTGGCCCTCGGCGTCTACGGCTGGTACCTCATCATCACCGACGCCGTCCGGGCGATCACCGGCGGCTGAACCCCCCATCCCAGCCCGCGAACTGTCACGTCGGAACAGTGCGGGCCGCGCACACCCACATCAACTGACAGTTCGCGGGCTAGGGGGCGAGGAAGGCCGCGGCGAGCATCGCCGCCGTCCCGCCGATGCAGATCGTGCCGATCGCGACGGCCCCCATGAAGATGCCGACGACGACGACCCAACCGGTGAGACAGCCGATCACCGCGCCGCCGGACTCGAGCAGGCTCGCGAGCGGTCGCTGGTCGTCCGGGGCCACCGCGTCACCGTCGGTCGGGCGGGCTCCAGCCGCCCAGGCGGGTCGGGTCGGGCGGGTCTGGACGTGTTCGACGGTCATGGCGCATCCTTTCGAGGGCTGATGCACTCCATCCCACCGCCCGACCTGTTTCGCCAGCGTCAAGCTCGCGAACTGTCACCTCGGAACAGTGTGGGCCGCGCACACCCGCGTCACGTGACAGTTCGCGGGCTACTTGGCGTCGGCGTAGGAGGTGACGACGGCGGTGGTGACCGGGAACTCGACCGGCGCGGTGCCGAAGATCAGGCGACCGGCCTCGGCCGCCGCCTCGCGCACGAGGGCGACGACCCGCTCGGTCTGGTGCTCGGGGCAGTGGACGACGATCTCGTCGTGGAGGAAGAAGACGAGGTGGGCCGACTCGGTGAGCGCGGCCGCCGGTCCGACCGTCTCTGCGGCGAGCGCCTGCAGCCGTGTCCGGAGGCCGGCCATCCAGCACAGCGCCCATTCGGCGGCGGTGCCCTGCACGACGAAGTTCCGGGTGAAACGACCCCAGCTCCGTGCCTCCATGCGGGCGCGCTGGGTCGCGGCGGCGTTCGCGCCCTCCATCGACGCGGCGGACTGGATCTCGCGCCAGGTCTCGCCGGGCAGCGGTGAGGTGCGGCCGAGCCGGGTGCTGACCCGTTCCCCGCGCTCCCCGGCACGGGCGGCGGCCTCGACGAACTCGATCGCCCGCGGGAACGCCCTCGTGAGCCGGGGCAGGAGGCGCCCGCTCTCCCCCGTCGTCGCGCCGTACATGGCACCGAGCATCGCGATCTTCGCATGTGGTCGGGTGTCGACCGCGCCGACGTCGACCATGCCCTGGTAGAGGTCGACGCCGCGTCCGGCATCGGCCATCGCGCGGTCGCCGGACATCGCCGTGAGGATCCGTGGTTCGAGCTGCGCGGCGTCGGCGACGACGAAACGCCAGCCGTCGTCCGCGAGGACGGCGCCGCGGACCTGGTGCGGGAGCTGGAGGGCACCGCCGCCGTCGGATGCCCAGCGGCCCGTGACGACTCCGCCGGGCACGTAGGTGGGGCGGAACCGTCCGTTCTTCACCCAGGTCTCGACCCACGTCCAACCGTTCGCGGTGAGGAGACGGGACAGCTTCTTGTACCGGAGCAGCGGCTCGATGACGGGGTGCTCGATCTCCTGCAGCTCCCACTGCCGGGTGGAGGTCGCGTTGATGCCGGCACGCTGGAGCGCCTTGAGGAGCTCGCCAGGTGACTCGGGGCTGAGCTCCTGCACCCCGAGGGCGGCCTTGACCTCCTCGAGGACCGCGGCCAGCTTCGCCGGACGGACACCGGGCGGCACCTTGGGGCCGAGGGCCTCAGCGAGGATGCGGTCGTGGGCCTCGGCGTCCCACGGGAGACCGGCGAAGGTCATCTCCGTGGCGATGAGGGCACCGGCGGACTCGGCCGCGAGGAGGAGTCCGAGCTGCGAGCGTCCCTGCGGTGTCGCGCCGTCGACGGCGTCACGCTGGAGCGTGAACTCGGCGACGGGATCGCGCTCGCCACCCGGGAGGTCGAGGTCGAAGAGGGTCCCGACGGCCTCCGCACGCTGAGCGACGCGCGGATCGAGGACCTCGTCCCACGGGCCGGCCGGAGCCATCGCGAGGGAAGAGTCGGCGGTGAAGGCGGCGTTGCGGAGGAGGTTGTGGGAGAGCCGGAGGTCGACGCAGCGGGCGACCCGGACACCCGCGGCGAGGAGCGCCGGGTACCAGAGCGTGGTGTCGTCCCACACCCAGCGCGGCGGGTTCGGCTCGGCTTCGAGACGCCGGACGAAGGCCGCGAGGTCGGCCCGCGGCATGGTGGTCTCGGAGACCCGAGGTGGCTCGCCGGATGGAGTGGGGCGGTCCTCGAGGTGCACGACGCGCACGCGGGCGCCGTCGAGCTGCTGGAGGATGATGTGCACCACCCCAGTCTGCCGTCACCCGCCGACCTCGCCCGACGCGCGCACTCGCTAGAGACACGAGACCCGGACGGAATCACTCGTTCCATCCGGGTCTCGTACTCGTCAACGCAGCTACAGCGCACCGCTCCCGTCGGGCCAAACTACCTGGCTAGAGAAACCGCTGCGCCAGCGTGATTCAACTGGCGCGTCGCCGTTTGTTGATCCAGCCGATGAGCCACCAGGCGGTAGCGAGCAGCCCCACAAGGAAGATCGCGCTCGCTAGGTAGTCCAACGGCCGGGCGCCACGGGCGATCGCACCTAACAGCAGCGGAACGCCGCCGGCGAAACCGCCGGCGATGAGGGCGCGTCGCCTGCGCAAGGGTGGATGCAGGTTACGAGGGTCAGACACGTACACACCCTGCCGTCAC from Plantibacter flavus includes these protein-coding regions:
- the rplI gene encoding 50S ribosomal protein L9, producing the protein MSKVILTHEVSGLGSAGDVIDVKNGYARNFLVPQGFATPWTRGGEKQVEQIKSARAAREHATIEEAQDLKARLQATKVKLTVKTGGEGRLFGSVKPADIAKAVAEAGLGEVDKRKIEIHTPIKYVGEHEATISLRDEIVATITLQVVAAK
- the rpsR gene encoding 30S ribosomal protein S18 gives rise to the protein MAGKSSGDRRKPARGAKGGKNVAPAKAIRVGVIDYKDVATLRKFISERGKIRARRITGVNVQEQRLIARAVKNAREMALLPYAGSGR
- a CDS encoding single-stranded DNA-binding protein, which translates into the protein MAGETVITVVGNLTSDPELRFTQNGLAVANFTIASTPRNFDRATNEWKDGEALFLRASVWREFAEHVAGSLTKGSRVIATGRLKQRSYETKEGEKRTSMELEVDEIGPSLRYATATISRAPSGGGGGGQQRGGGAPQVQQNEPWAQSAPAASGGNGGADAWNTPGSYSDETPF
- the rpsF gene encoding 30S ribosomal protein S6, with protein sequence MVILDPEIDERTVAPSLDKFLNVIRNDGGTIDKVDIWGRRRLAYEINKKTEGIYAVVDFTATSTATQELDRQLKLSEAVMRTKVLRAEEAIAQVATETKRSEEKAARKAAAKPAAAVAAAPKADAAPAAAETKEA
- a CDS encoding heparan-alpha-glucosaminide N-acetyltransferase domain-containing protein codes for the protein MSSPASRQRADRLIGLDLARFLALIGMMATHVWAFDIATGGHTPITEVLSGKAAALFAVLAGIGIVLTSRRDLAAGSPAAARLNLFGRGFALLVLGLTLGVLPGGIYVIIAYYGVTFWLAIPAVTWRPRTLLIVAAVWAVVWPICSQALRMPLSGVDSPEIGSASWFDVSGGGFARGLLLTGVYPALTWIVYVLVGMAVGRLLMDARADGTLRRFALRLAAIGLVVAIAADRLAALLLGPVGGVQGIARAWTGGLEPDPTTITAVDDALAEGMYGTSPTESFWWLVARAPHSGTTLDLVFTIGIAAVVIGLCLALGTVLNRGWSLALLPATGAGAAPLTVYSAHVFMASVGALIAAIAGTYADTAWLISSPQLWVVHVAGALLLGWIIALTKRRGPLETLVHAAGRALTVAANRPGRTPATMTPVPEPHGTPHVR
- a CDS encoding bifunctional 3'-5' exonuclease/DNA polymerase, with translation MHIILQQLDGARVRVVHLEDRPTPSGEPPRVSETTMPRADLAAFVRRLEAEPNPPRWVWDDTTLWYPALLAAGVRVARCVDLRLSHNLLRNAAFTADSSLAMAPAGPWDEVLDPRVAQRAEAVGTLFDLDLPGGERDPVAEFTLQRDAVDGATPQGRSQLGLLLAAESAGALIATEMTFAGLPWDAEAHDRILAEALGPKVPPGVRPAKLAAVLEEVKAALGVQELSPESPGELLKALQRAGINATSTRQWELQEIEHPVIEPLLRYKKLSRLLTANGWTWVETWVKNGRFRPTYVPGGVVTGRWASDGGGALQLPHQVRGAVLADDGWRFVVADAAQLEPRILTAMSGDRAMADAGRGVDLYQGMVDVGAVDTRPHAKIAMLGAMYGATTGESGRLLPRLTRAFPRAIEFVEAAARAGERGERVSTRLGRTSPLPGETWREIQSAASMEGANAAATQRARMEARSWGRFTRNFVVQGTAAEWALCWMAGLRTRLQALAAETVGPAAALTESAHLVFFLHDEIVVHCPEHQTERVVALVREAAAEAGRLIFGTAPVEFPVTTAVVTSYADAK